A window of Cervus elaphus chromosome 23, mCerEla1.1, whole genome shotgun sequence genomic DNA:
TTCCCATGActctatttttcaaacctttcctaAGAATATAGGGATAAAGGGTGAGTTGATGAGGGCCCTCAAGTGAGAAGAGAAAGCTTTCATAGAATGGAGGAGGGGAATGGTAAAGAAAGGGGAAACAAGACACTTGTGAGGACAATTCAGCCACCTGGTATCACCTCTGTGTTCAAGAGTGGGGAATGGGGACAATTTGGGTCAATGAGAAATTAACATGGACCCATTTTCAAGTTGGGAGGCAGACGATGAGTCACACCTGCTTGCAAGCACTAAGTGAGGAGCATGGGACACTGGTGGGGAGACAGCCGCACCCTATTTCTGGAGAGCTGAAGCTCCCACAGGGAGGACGTGTGCCAAGGAGTGTCCAGCACTGTGGAGCCATATGAAGGCGGGGGCGAAGGATGGAGAACTGGAGCCCCAGCCTTTATGGCTGCTTTGCCAAGAATCCATTCtgggcaggagacagggatctgGGCTCCAAGCTTCCAGTCATGGTTCTGAAAAGCCGGGAAAGACTCTAGAAATGTTTTCTGGGAAAGCAAGGAGCAAGTATTCAGGTTGGTGACCCCTGGGACAGAGAGAGAGCTGAGAGAGACAGAGGCGATGAACACACGGGCAGACAGACACAGCAATGCCCCACAGCCCTTGTCAGACATTCTCCTGAAACCGAGAAGCTTAAAGACGGCCTGAGGCTTCTGGAAGCCCCAAAGGCAGTGTGGTAGGAGCCTTCTGGGCCTAGGAGGACAGGTGCCACTGAGAGACTTGAAGACAATCTCAAGGCTTCACCAGGACCTGACCCTAAAAAAAGAGTCAAGCACCTCGCCACTGTCCAACCTTAGGGGCCAGATGTTATTTCATACTGAGGCAGGAACAAGGTTAGGGGACGTCTCTCTTGAGGACAGAGGGTGGAGCTTAGAGCTTAGCAGAGGGTGGAGAAACTTGTACTCTGGGACCAGCCCTGTCCCTCTGCCCTGAAGTACCTGAAACCTTGTTTTCTTGTTGCATTCCACACTCCCCCACTGCTTAGAGGACCCAGGGTGTGcagaactggggtggggggggtgcggGGGAGGAATGAGAGCTGGAGCCTGTAGACGGCTCTGTCCCAGCCATCTCCTCCGCCAACCTGTTGCTTCGAGAGGCAGAGGGCAGCCGTCCACACTGTTGTGACCTCCAGTGACCCAGAGAAAATTCCTTTTATTATCAGTGAAGCCTTTCTTCTTTTTAGTAGAGAAAAGAACAATCATGTCTTACTTaaggacagtgtgtgtgtgtgtgtgtgtgtgtgtgtgtgtgtgtgtctgtgtgtgtgtgagcatgccaGCCCACACCAGCACCCCAGTATCAACATCTGCAGGCCTGACCCTTGCTTCCCCAAAGGACCAGTCAGCAGACAGTTCTCTAAGGGAAaaactggtgggggtggggagggaaagggcAAGGAGGGAACAAGTGactatcttttcttttcctcttcctccaggCTCATCTATGCAGCCCTAGGAGCTGCCCAGAACCTCCACACTAGCTCTGCTCAGCTTCACAGGACAGTAAACTTTCCCACCAGCACTGGACGTGCCCATAGTTCACTTGGGTACCCAAAGTAAAGTTCTGGGCCCTTCTACAAACTCATCAAGCATATGGAAGATGGTTTTCTGTGGACTCTGACTGTTAAAATCACACTGGGTATAAAGATCCCCCAAACATACACTTACAGACTCTCTGTGTCCCCCAGCCCCGCTCCCGGACATATGCATGACACAAACATTTTCTCAAGAGCCAACTGTATCCATCAGAGAAGGTCTCTCAGCCTCTTAAAGAGAGCCTCTGTAGGCTGGAACCCCAGTCTTTCCTCCACTGAATGATTATCAATACTTCGAATAAGGCTTTGAAGTCTGGCCATTCGCTATGCCTCCAAGTCCTCAGATTGGTCCAAGGGCATGTCCCTACTGGGTTTTAATCTAAGCAagtgaggggaggggaagggccaCCAACAGCTGGCTAGATCTCCGGTCTTGAACTCCTCTTCCCAAACAGCTTCCCTTTCTTTGAGGTGAGGAAGATAAATCTAAATACAGGAAATTGCAGCCCAGTCTTGAACACAGGAAAACTGTCCACATTTGCCTCagtttaacttaatcacctcacTAGGAAGGATGAGCTAACAAAGGAAAGAACGTACTGGAAAACAATAAGTCTTTGGGTTAAAATTCTCTGTGTCCTTGGCGGTTCAAGGTAATCTCTGGTGTTCTTATGTATCTTTTgccctcaacttttttttttttttttttttggtttcagaaTTCAgttaaatacaatgtaaatgtctAAAACCAGGATGCCCGTTAAAATCGCTGTTCTATGAGACATGGACCTGGCTTTTGAGAGGAGTTCAAACACCCACCAGAAGAAGCCTCTGGTGGGACAAGTGTCTGAAAAAGGAAGCGGCTGACCCATGAAGGCAGTGGCTCTCTGTCTTCTGTTGAGAGAACTCGCGCAGTCGGCTGCACTTCTGAACCCTCTGGAACTTGGCTTCTAACAGAATTGCCTCGACCTTGGAAGTGTTTCTTTGTTACTTTTCAACTGAGGAATTCTTGTTGCATCGCTGTCTGTAATAGTGTCATGGGCCGGAGCACAAATGTTTTGtgtttggtatatatatatgtgtgtgtatgtgtgttttaaggtcgggaaggaaagggaaaaagtcGTTCCAGGATGGTCCCGGTGGTCAGTCGGAAAGGTGAGCGACTCTGGCTTTGAAAACGGTTCACACTCTGCCCTTTTACTTCCACGCCCTCCCTCGGACTGCTCCAAAGCAGACGATTCAACGGAGTCCCTTTGTATCCGGTTTTATTGCTCCGGACCCCTAGGGTCTCAGAAGAAACGTGCCCCGCTGAGCCGCTCTCGGAGGCAGCCTCTCCAGCGTTCCCGTTTCTCCCTCGGGgcggggaaagggaggggaggagaggccgGCCGCAGAGCACCCGGCACCAGAGTCAGGATCCCGAGCAGCGTCGGGCAGGCGCGCGCCCCTCAACCCCGCGCCGCGCCTGGAGAGGCGCCGCGTCGCCTTCCAACCCCAGCGGCACACACTGTGTATACTTGACCAGAGTCCTGGAAAGGTTCGGCAGAGAGACAGAAGCCCGGAATGGAACCCAGGCCGGAGGCCCGCTGGCGCTCGGGGGTTGGGGGTGGCGAAACCCACCGCCGGAACTGTCCAGGCTGCCCGCAGTCGCTGCGCCAACCCCGGAGGAGTAGCTAGCTCCGCCTGAGACTCGCTCCCGCCGTCTGGGCCGCGGACGCGCCCCGCTAGGGCGTTTTGTGGCTGCGCCGAGACGCCGCGCGCCACTACACCATCCGGGGGCGGAAGGGTCCGGCTGGGCGCAGCGCGCGCCAGCGGGGGGGGCCGCAGGTGCCCCTGGAGCTGCTCGCCCGGCAGGTACTCGCCCGAGGAGCGGGCAGGGAGGGGCGTGAGGAGCCCCGGGCCGCGCGGCCCCGCCTCCCCTTCGCCCCGGGAGCTCCCTTCGGGAGGAAAACCTCCCCGGCCCCCGCCGGCCTCCCGGCCCCCTCCCCGCCGGCACCCCGCACTTGGTGATTGGCTGGCGCCGCGGGTCCCTGGCACGCGCCTGTGGATGTAGTTATAAGAATCCTCGCGTGCCGGCCCTCAGCTTCAGCCGGTCGCCACAGCCCTCCCCAACGCCGCGCGGGCGCCGTCCAGAGCGCAGCGGCCGCGGGCACTCCAgggaggccggggcgggggggcggttCTCGTTGCCTCCCGCGCCGGACCGCTAGGGCGGGGGCGGCCCGGCGAGCCCGCAACTGCAGCCGCAAACTTCCACAGAACACCCCTACCCCAGGCCAGCAGTCCCCCGGGCCCTCGGCGGCGCAGAGCATGGACGCGGTGCTGCTAGAGCACTTCCCCGGGGGCCTGGACGCCTTCCCGTCCTCTTACTTTGACGAGGAGGACTTCTTCACCGACCAGTCTTCTCGGGACCCTCTGGAGGACGGCGATGAGCTACTGGCCGACGAGCAGGCCGAGGTGGAGTTCCTCAGCCACCAGCTGCACGACTACTGCTACCGCGACGAGGCGTGCCTGCTACTGCAGTCCGCGCCTCCGGCGGCCCCCCACGCACTCGCCCCGCCGCCCCCGGGGGGCCCGGGAGAGCCGGAGgacagcggcggcggcggctacTGCTGCGAGGCGGGGGCGCCCCCCGGCGGCTTCCCCTACTCGCCCGGTTCTCCGCCCTCGTGCCTGGCCTACCGGTGCGCCGGGGCGGCCGCGCTGTCCCCCAGCGCGCGGTTGCGTGGCTTGAGCGGGGCGGCGgctgcgcggcggcggcggcgggtgcGTTCCGAGGCGGAGCTGCAGCAGCTGCGGCAGGCCGCCAACGTGCGCGAGCGGCGGCGCATGCAGTCCATCAACGACGCCTTCGAGGGGCTGCGCTCGCACATCCCCACGCTGCCCTACGAAAAGCGCCTCTCCAAGGTGGACACGCTGCGCCTGGCCATCGGCTACATCAACTTCCTCAGCGAGCTGGTACAGGCCGACCTGCCCCtgcgcggcggcggcgcgggcggcggcAGGGGGCCCGGCGGCGGAGGGCGCCTGGGCGCGGACAGCCCGGGCAGCCAGGCCCAGAAGGTCATCATCTGCCACCGGGGTACTCGTAAGTGCGTCCGCCTCCCAGCttgtagggggtggggggcaccggAACGGGAAGGTCCcccggggcgggggctgggtgaACGGACCGACCTGCTGACTGACGGACGGACAGACGGGCGGGCTGTGGGCACCCGCCACCTTGAACCGGAGTTGGCGTTTCTGAGGTTTTTTCCGCCACTCTGACGGCGGCCCTGAGGGTGCGCTTCCCGGATAGACTTGCCACTTCTGGGATTGTAGGATGAGGGCGCTGGGGGCTTGGGGATGGAGAGTGTTGTTCAGAGTGTTGTTCTGTCTGTCAAAGCGCCCAAAGGGGGACCCGAGAGGACTGGAGGGGCAGTGCTGGGAACAGAGTTGGACATTCacaatctgttttttctttttttttttcttcctcacccTCTCAGGGTCCCCCTCCCCCAGCGACCCGGATTATGGCCTCCCTCCCCTTGCGGGACACTCTCTCTCTTGGACTGATGAAAAACAACTCAAAGAACAAAATATTATCCGAACAGCCAAAGTGTGGACCCCAGAGGACCCCAGAAAACTCAACAGCAAGCCTTCCTTCAACAACGTAGAAAACGAACCGCCCTTTGAGTTTGTGTCCTGAGAAGTCCCAGACCTGTCTGAGGACAAGATTCTGTGTGCATATTGTACATGTAAATATCTATAATGTAAATGTAACTTAAGAATCACATTTTTCTAATGGCAATCAACtgtttgttatttatctatttattatctTGTCGAGTTAATGAAATAGATgatctctttttaaatatataatttatataatttatcctgattttcttaaaatatgcaaTAGTCTATGATCTCCCCCAGCACCTTTGGCAGAACTCTGCATTATTGGAAGAACTCTGACCAGAAAACGTCATGCTAATTTATTGCCAGATACGGTTTACTTCTAAGCAAAGTTAATAAATGCTATTCATACCGTTTTCTACAAGTTGTTTTATACTTGATGGGTGTAGCTGTATCTTTAAAGATGAATTAACCTActttgtaaaaaggaaaaaaaaaaaactgaaccagAGACCCCAAACGGAGCTATACAGTAAGAGCCACCTTTTAGATTTAGCTGAAAGGGAGTGGACTAGAGGATTAGGCCCCATTTCTCTGGGAGAGCCCTTCATCGGCATCCCAGCCCTAACATCCCTAGGAAGAAAATCGGTCATGGGGTATTTGTTGCTCTCATTCTTTCAGATGGGAAAGCTAAGGCTGGGAGACATTTGACTTATCCAAGGTCATGGGCACCCTGCGTAATCAAAGTGTATAAAGGGGACACTGGGGTCCGGTGGCGACAGTGGGCTAATTTCTGGTCTGGCAAAGGGAAGACACCTTTTTGCTCCCAAGGGCTGGGGAGATGGGGTTGCTGTTAAGCTGCCCTGTGACCCATCCCTTCTGCAGTTACAGCATCAGGTACATGGAACTCAGATATactcaaaggaaatgagaaaagccACCAGGTTGAGGCCGGAGACCCCTCTCGGATGTTTCCCAACAAAACCCAGGGTCTTTGGGATAAGACAAGAAAGGAGCACGCCCTCTTTGCCGCTTCTGCAACCGGGTAATTTCTGAAATTGACTCGGTTTTGCCTCCAGCAGAATCCAGTCCTTTGAGACAAGCAGCCTGGGGCGAAGGTGAGGTTCCGGCGGAGAGCGGAGGGCTGCCCCCTAGCGCAGAGGAGAGTCGCGAGGGCGCAGCGGGGAGCGCCCGGGAAGCTAGGGTTCGGACTAATCTCCGAGGCCGCTACGGGCACCTCCCTGGTCCCCAGGAAGCGCTCGGCTGCGAGCGGGAGTCCGGGCGCGCGGCTCAGAGTGCGGGACCCCGCGAGCGCTCGTACCGCGGGGGTGCTGAGCGGGAGGCGCGGAGCAAGGTCTCGCGCGTCTGGCGCGCTCTTCCCGGCTGATCCAGAGCGCCGGCGCCCCGCAGGCCGTGGGGAAGCGAGATGCCACTCCCCGGCCCGCAGCTGCCTGGTCGGCCAAGGTACGATGGCGCATCTCCCTTGGTACCCAAGGCCCTGCCGAGGGACAATATGTCGGCAGCATGCTAATTGCTTTAACCTAGTTTCAGACCCACCGAGGGGTTCCCCGCGCGCCGCGGGTGCCATGGACGTCATCCAAGAGCAATTAAAGCAAGGCCGCGAGCCCGACCCGCAGCGCGGCCTGGCCAGACGCGCGGAGATTCTGGGTCGCCAAGCTCCCAGGAGGCCCTTGACCATGGACCCTCTCACCCCTTCCAGCCCCACCAGTCCCTCCCCCTAAAAGATGGAGATTTCACACTGAAGGAAGAATTTGGGAACGAGAGAAAATAATTCGATTTTGTCCTGTATTACGGCCTCATTAAACACGAAAGTTGCTTTTGCACAAGTGCTTCTATCAGGCATGTAATCTCATTACACTCATTAGAAAGTCAAATGGTAGGCAGACTTCAACTTAATTATAAGTTATGTAAGTTCTGTACCGTTTACTTCGGCTGCGTAGACCTGCGTTTCAATTGGATTAGGGGATGTGGCACTCTGCCCTTCAAACACTACCATCATTGTGATGTGGCACCTTTTATTTTGCGTGCCACATTTTTTGTGATTCAATGCTTCAACGACACCCTTTAGTGCGCTGCAGATGAAGCGGAAGAGCTGGGCTGAGCATGTAAAACACCAGGGTCTC
This region includes:
- the PTF1A gene encoding pancreas transcription factor 1 subunit alpha isoform X1 codes for the protein MDAVLLEHFPGGLDAFPSSYFDEEDFFTDQSSRDPLEDGDELLADEQAEVEFLSHQLHDYCYRDEACLLLQSAPPAAPHALAPPPPGGPGEPEDSGGGGYCCEAGAPPGGFPYSPGSPPSCLAYRCAGAAALSPSARLRGLSGAAAARRRRRVRSEAELQQLRQAANVRERRRMQSINDAFEGLRSHIPTLPYEKRLSKVDTLRLAIGYINFLSELVQADLPLRGGGAGGGRGPGGGGRLGADSPGSQAQKVIICHRGTRSPSPSDPDYGLPPLAGHSLSWTDEKQLKEQNIIRTAKVWTPEDPRKLNSKPSFNNVENEPPFEFVS
- the PTF1A gene encoding pancreas transcription factor 1 subunit alpha isoform X2; its protein translation is MDAVLLEHFPGGLDAFPSSYFDEEDFFTDQSSRDPLEDGDELLADEQAEVEFLSHQLHDYCYRDEACLLLQSAPPAAPHALAPPPPGGPGEPEDSGGGGYCCEAGAPPGGFPYSPGSPPSCLAYRCAGAAALSPSARLRGLSGAAAARRRRRVRSEAELQQLRQAANVRERRRMQSINDAFEGLRSHIPTLPYEKRLSKVDTLRLAIGYINFLSELVQADLPLRGGGAGGGRGPGGGGRLGADSPGSQAQKVIICHRGTRKVPLPQRPGLWPPSPCGTLSLLD